From Pyrenophora tritici-repentis strain M4 chromosome 1, whole genome shotgun sequence, the proteins below share one genomic window:
- a CDS encoding TolA, Membrane protein involved in colicin uptake produces the protein MAPIDEAIADLESRDPGEKFTLKEVAEKWGVNRSTLGRRWRRVTGPRSDGYAQQQAIGPQQELELVRYITKLTKQGLPPTREMIRNFSSEVAHQQLSESWVTRFINRHEIYLISKWTTAMDRTRHLADSESKYRLYFELLHQKITEYHLEARDIYNMDEKGFLIGMIGRSKRIFSRRQWDKKEVRASLQDGSREFLTLLACCCADGSSLPPALIYAAKNGAIRSSWVEDIKAGEHEVFVSSSLTGWSNNDVGLAWLEQVFDRYTKQRSGRWRLLILDGHGSHLTMEFIKYCDRHRILLMILPPHSTHTLQPLDVVLFKPLSQAYSNELTNHLYKAQGLIPIKKGDFFPLFWRAWQASFKQSTILKAFEATDPNVILRRFASTPEAERSSSSGLSDHDWRKLDRLVRAAVNDSHQYEARKLRSSVHHLSVQYKLLQHENEGLKEALQHKKKHKKKGKALDLQQRQEYHGGSVFWSPRKIREARAREVVRERDKIEEKLQKAQAKKQREEVQLQRQVKLEEKRVERQRLKEIRELERAEKAAERARKVEAQHQKKATQQAQQRKRKASRAPSSKNKRQKRAMEDRARDRVASPPSPPPPKTTSRGRNVNLPQKFR, from the exons ATGGCTCCGATTGATGAAGCGATTGCAGATTTAGAATCGCGCGATCCAGGAGAGAAATTCACATTAAAAGAAGTTGCTGAAAAATGGGGGGTTAACCGCTCAACGCTAGGGCGAAGATGGAGGCGCGTGACAGGGCCTAGGAGCGATGGATACGCTCAGCAGCAAGCTATCGGCCCACAACAAGAGTTAGAGCTTGTACGATATATCACTAAGCTCACTAAGCAAGGCCTACCTCctacaagagagatgatcaggaatttctcatcagaagtagcccatcagcagctcagcgagagctgggttactcgcttcattaaccgacacgagatctatcttatctcaaagtggaccaccgccatggatcgtacgcgccacctggctgattctgagtcaaagtatagactctacttcgagctgctgcaccagaagatcaccgaataccacctagaggctcgagatatatacaatatggatgaaaAGGGCTTCCTTATTGGTATGATAGGCAGGAGTAAGAGGATATTtagcaggcgtcaatgggataagaaagaggttcgagcatctctccaggatggatcacgcgagtttctgacactcctggcctgctgctgcgccgatgggagctcgctgcctccagcccttatctacgcagctaaaaatggagccatacgatcgagttgggtggaggatattaaggcaggagaacatgaggtctttgtctcatcatctctaacaggctggtcaaacaatgacgtaggcctagcttggctagagcaggtgtttgatcgctatacaaagcagcgatcagggagatggcgattgctcatccttgatggccatggatctcacctcacgatggagtttatcaagtactgcgatcgccataggatcctcctcatgatccttcctccccattcgactcatacgctccagccgctcgatgtagtgctgttcaagccactctctcaagcctactccaacgagctcactaaccatctctacaaggctcaaggcctcaTTCCAATTaagaaaggagacttcttcccactcttctggAGAGCTTGGCAGGCCTCGTTTAAGCAATCAACTATATTAAAAGCGTTTGAAGCTACTG ATcccaacgttatccttcgtagatttgccagcacgccagaagctgagagaagctcatcttcagggctctctgatcatgactggagaaagctcgatcggttagtacgagctgctgtcaatgatagccatcagtatgaggcaagaaagctgcgctcaagcgttcaccatctctctgtgcagtatAAGCTTTTAcagcatgagaacgagggcttaaaggaggctcttcaacataaaaagaagcataagaagaagggcaaagctcttgaccttcaacagcgccaggagtatcacggtggctctgtcttctggtctcctcgcaagatacgcgaggctcgagctagagaagtagtacgggagcgagataagatagaggagaaactccaaaaagcacaggccaagaagcagcgtgAGGAGGTtcaactgcagcgtcaagttaagctcgaggagaagcgtgtagagaggcagaggctcaaggagataagggagcttgagcgagctgagaaagcagctgaacgcgcgcgcaaagttgaagctcaacaccagaaaaaagccacccaacaagctcaacaacgcaagcgTAAAGCCTCAAGAGCGCCCTCTTCTAAgaacaagcgtcaaaaacgaGCGATGGAGGATAGAGCTCGCGATAGAGTTGCATCTCCTCCAtcgcctccaccaccaaagaccacatcacgtggccgcaacgtcaacctcccacaAAAATTCAGATAG
- a CDS encoding GNAT family acetyltransferase, whose product MTKMIYTIQPVKPADAAGLAETMMRAFYQDAHWASLWKGITLDSIISDCARRLPWNLVKVISTKRHRKVVEDATGDIVGYARWIIPDGCTDEWAEGIVVEIDSESSRVYKEDFRSVTEDGKIRGLDHPVVDELSEAIEKAEAKVLGTGERFLALDYLATHPEHQRRGIGSMLLTEGLAYADRNGLKTLVVAKTPGVKLYQDHDFQVVDKVEQERPQYGWSKPYTTTILIRQPRSIE is encoded by the exons ATGACAAAAATG ATCTACACGATTCAACCGGTGAAGCCTGCTGATGCAGCCGGCCTTGCAGAAACCATGATGCGCGCTTTCTACCAAGATGCACATTGGGCCTCGCTCTGGAAAGGCATAACGCTGGATAGCATTATCTCTGATTGTGCAAGGCGTTTGCCCTGGAACCTCGTCAAGGTTATTTCCACCAAGCGGCATCGTAAGGTTGTGGAGGACGCTACTGGTGATATCGTTGGCTATGCGCGCTGGATAATTCCGGACGGATGTACTGACGAGTGGGCGGAGGGTATTGTGGTTGAGATTGACTCGGaaagtagccgagtttaCAAAGAAGACTTTCGGAGTGTAACTGAAGATGGTAAAATTCGGGGCCTGGACCATCCGGTCGTAGACGAGCTCAGTGAGGCGATAGAAAAGGCAGAAGCTAAAGTACTGGGTACTGGCGAAAGGTTTCTTG CATTGGATTACCTAGCCACCCACCCTGAGCACCAGAGACGTGGCATCGGCTCCATGCTACTCACAGAGGGTTTGGCATATGCGGATAGGAATGGACTCAAGACCCTAGTAGTCGCCAAGACACCGGGTGTCAAGCTGTATCAAGATCATGATTTCCAGGTAGTCGACAAAGTTGAGCAAGAGCGCCCACAGTATGGATGGTCAAAGCCGTATACAACCACGATCCTCATTCGACAGCCCAGATCCATAGAATGA
- a CDS encoding DUF3328 domain containing protein — protein sequence MSKMSRSAPSLKSGYQRPPYSGNDEDRPFLSASEEKMDYTSPAPSTPRSRLCSALLVASTSLTLGLLALILVVAQRRHPGSTVSLWPTYQGGSHVVEHCGNSPQEAQEQGCIWDLMSFGWVHPRCFKPDESQIFLEKYGPWKWYYDLNATQEIAPEDLTTTGRVYTEQGYHVVHCLYIFKLLHLAGMNQHIVTDEAIPLAHTQHCIDMISSPKYTDFKHINTRVDMLFARCVSIE from the exons ATGAGCAAAATGTCTCGCT CCGCACCATCACTCAAATCAGGATACCAACGCCCACCATACAGCGGCAACGATGAAGACCGGCCTTTTCTCTCAGCTTCAGAAGAGAAGATGGACTACACATCACCAGCGCCCAGTACTCCGCGTTCACGGCTCTGTTCAGCCCTCCTTGTCGCATCCACATCCCTAACGCTCGGCCTCTTAGCCCTTATTCTCGTAGTAGCCCAGCGGCGCCACCCAGGAAGCACAGTATCACTATGGCCAACCTACCAAGGCGGATCACACGTCGTCGAGCACTGCGGCAACTCACCACAAGAAGCGCAGGAACAAGGCTGCATATGGGATCTCATGAGTTTCGGTTGGGTACACCCCCGCTGCTTCAAGCCCGACGAATCTCAGATTTTCCTTGAGAAGTACGGACCTTGGAAATGGTACTACGACCTGAACGCCACCCAGGAAATCGCCCCTGAAGACCTGACTACCACCGGTCGCGTCTACACTGAGCAGGGCTATCACGTTGTTCACTGCTTGTACATTTTCAAGCTTTTGCATCTGGCGGGTATGAATCAGCATATTGTGACGGACGAGGCTATCCCGCTGGCGCATACGCAACATTGTATAGACATGATTTCTTCACCAAAGTATACGGATTTCAAGCATATAAACACACGGGTGGATATGTTGTTTGCGCGATGCGTATCAATTGAGTAG
- a CDS encoding Pneumo-att-G multi-domain protein has protein sequence MKFQSNMLLAAMALAPAVVSAASKIQVEVRYSNEMIDVGNLELFAETWQKIYSTAGNGRSILSDTSYTTNASSCGSWDSKGDRDVRVKVNGQWGKIPDLGPNDSRDALVSTLSKVLDEVSKGTGYNVFSNCYGLTWQEAIPKWPGPHACGGANPTVRPECMCDLGTAQCETHSWGHKVPSSIKANLYRDGALLADTLTIDFSANAVAKDEGCGMAGTVTKALATFIPGVGELFAAGIEISCA, from the coding sequence ATGAAGTTCCAATCCAACATGCTTCTCGCCGCCATGGCCCTAGCCCCAGCCGTCGTCTCTGCGGCCAGCAAAATCCAAGTCGAAGTCCGCTACTCCAACGAAATGATCGACGTCGGCAACCTTGAACTCTTCGCCGAAACATGGCAAAAGATCTACTCCACCGCCGGCAACGGGCGTAGCATCCTCTCCGATACGTCCTACACCACAAACGCCAGCTCATGCGGTTCCTGGGACTCTAAGGGCGACCGCGATGTCCGCGTCAAAGTCAACGGCCAGTGGGGCAAGATCCCCGACCTCGGACCCAACGACTCCCGTGATGCCCTTGTCTCAACCCTCAGCAAGGTGCTGGATGAGGTCTCCAAGGGCACTGGCTACAATGTCTTCTCGAACTGTTACGGATTGACGTGGCAGGAGGCCATCCCCAAATGGCCTGGCCCACACGCGTGCGGAGGAGCCAACCCCACTGTCAGGCCAGAGTGCATGTGCGACCTCGGTACCGCACAGTGCGAAACCCATTCGTGGGGACACAAGGTACCGTCGTCCATCAAGGCGAACTTGTACCGCGACGGTGCTTTGTTGGCGGACACTTTGACCATCGACTTCTCTGCCAACGCAGTAGCCAAGGACGAGGGATGTGGTATGGCTGGTACTGTCACAAAGGCTCTTGCTACTTTTATTCCCGGTGTAGGCGAACTGTTCGCTGCTGGTATAGAAATAAGCTGTGCTTGA